One Fimbriimonadaceae bacterium genomic window, TGGGTTATCTCGATACTCGTCGATCATGAAAAGGCGGTCGGGGTCGAGGTGGGGATGCTGGGTGTTGCCGTGATGCTCGGCGTTGTGCCAGCGACTCCAAAGGTGCGGCCCGATGCCAAATGGCGAGAAAGCGATGGCGGTGAGAAAGTGTCGCAGTTTGCGGTTTTTGATGGCGCCGCCGTGGCAAATCTCATGCGCGATAAAGGCCAAGCACCCAAAACTGTGTCCGACGACCAGACCGAGGATTGGGGCCAGCCACCAACTGAAAAATGCCGTCATCAGCCAGAACGATACGGCGATGATGCCGATGTGGGGGATGAGCCAAAGCAGGTGCAGATTGTCAGGCTTGAGGTAGTGGGCGGGGACCTCGCCCTTCAATATTTGACGGTAGCGAGGCATTGGCGATATCGGTTGAGTTTCTGACATGTCGGTAGGTAGGGAAAGCGTGTGCGAAGGAAGAGTATGGAAGGTTGAGCATGGAGCGCGCTTGCAGGATGCCAAGGCATGTTTGCGAGCGGCGAGTGAGGTTGCGGAAAAAAAGCGGTCTTGAAGCTTGCAGGTGGCGGCTTGAGGAAGGCGGTGGGGGAATGGTAGGGTAGCTCTTTCTACGCTTGGAGAGGGCGTGGTGTAACGGAGGCTGGGACTGCCGGAATGTCTCTTAGCGTCGTCGCAGTCATAGGTCCAGCAGAGCCCACGGCTAACCAATAATAGTTCTTCTCGATCTGGAGGATGCGGCGGGTGCGGTGCGGCGTGGGGTCCGTTCGTAGGATGGAGAAGGCACTGTCGGTGAAGTCCTCGACACTTCGTGCGACGGTCGACTGCTTATTATCGTGCAGCTTGCTGCTCGCTTGTGACTCTTTGAAACTCAGCACGACGTCTATCGGCTAACTCGTTGAGTAGGCGTCGGAAATCTCGCGTCATCATTCCTATGACTTCGGGCAAATCTGCCCAGTGCGCGTTGACCACACTATGAGCTGTGTCACCGTAGGTGCCGTCCTCTTGTGGACGGTTCTGAAGTTCGTGAGTCATCCATGCTAAAGTGAAATATGCAACAAAGGCATCTTCATCATTCCCCTCGATTTTGAGGTGCTCCATCACGTAAGTTTTCTCTTCTGGCGTTAGCTGTTGCATATCGTAAATCGCAAAGCTGAGTAGATTTTGCTGACCTTGCCTTAATTGAAGTACCGAGGCCACGATGAGTGTCTGCATATCCCATTCGGCGTCTATTTTCACTGAGTCGATCACTTGCTCTTCGCCATCTATCATCACGAGGTGCTTCTTGTTCTCATTATTCGTTATTGCGATGTTTAGTGGTCCGGGCGCCTTTCTGCGTATTCCTTTCAAATCGATCCGAGAGAGAAATTTTTCGACTTGACCACGGACAGACGTACCCATTCCAGGCACTTGCTCGTTTAGAGCAGCTTCAACGACAGGAGGCAGCCCGTAGGGAAAATCGTGAACCCTGTGGTTTGTCCCGAACCCTGGAAGACGGGTCAGCAGCTGCTCTACCTCTTTCTTAGGAAAAGGCTTCCATCGCAAATCCTCAGGAACCAGGGTAGATCGTCGTGGATGATACGGAGAGAACCAGAGAGTGCGGCCTATTTTGCCATCGATGGAGCAAAGTTCAAAGCCATCAACGGGATAAGTACTGACATCGGATGAGCAGCTGCCCGGTCGGTGATAAAAGAAAAGCTGCCCCGTATCTGTGCGCAACCGATTCAGATAAATGATCTCTCCGACAACACCATTAGTCGGTATCGGGTTGGTAATCGAGCCAAACGGACCGTAAGCATCCGGAAGCATGTCACAGCTTGGCAAGAGTTCGGCAGTCGCGAAGTGGGGATTTCGGTGTAAGTCTGCTTCCTGTTCTTCCCAGGGCTGATCCTTGTCCCCAACGCGCTCCTCTTGTTTCTTAAACCACTTCAGCATTGTCTTGGCCTTTGCTGAATTTTACACAACTAGTTTGGGAAGTAGCCTTGAAAATGTTTTAGGTGCAGTTTTTTGGATTGAGATAGGAAACTCAGAATCGAGTTACGCGAGCCGACTGATCTGAAGCAAAGAGGTGTGTTGTATCTACGACTCATTCAAGAGCGTCGCATCGCTTCTAAACGCTAACTGCGCATCCCGATCCGGAATCTTTTCCCAACCCTCGCCGTGGAGGGATTCGTCGGGGAAGCCTTTGTCGATGGATTCGACGGTGACGGTTTGGGCGTCGATGCGGTAGTAGAGCCGCCAGGGACCGCAGGCGAGGCGGTAACAGTTCTTCTCGATTTGGAGGATGCGGCGGGTGCGGTGCGGCGTGGGGTCCGTTCGCAGGATGGAGAAGGCGCGGTCGGTGAAGTCGATCCCCCATTCTTCGCGCAGCCAGTTCAGCTGTTTGCGGGCGAGTTCCGTCACCACGATCTCAAACTTTGGAGCGGCGGCAATCGCCGAATCGACCTCGCCCACCCACCCCAGACTGCTTTCGGGATAGGCGTCGATGGTGGCGATGTAGGGCTTGATGTCGAGGATCGGGGTGCCGTCGATGAGGTCAAGCGGGCCGACGCGCAGGGTCAGCCCTTCGATGCCCAACAGCCGCACACTGGTGAGACCGATGGGGTTGGGGCGGTGCGGGGCGCGGGTTGCGAAGACGCCGCGACGCTTGGCGGGGCCGCGCGGGGGGAGCACTCGGGGCCGCCAGTCTTTGTTGCGGTCGAACCAGAAGATCAGCCAGATGCGCTCGAACCCCTCCAAATCTTCCAGGGCCAGATCGAACTGCCGCCCGGGCTGCAGGACGATGAGGTTGGTTTCGTCGGACTCGGTCTGCGGCTGGTGGGGAGTCTCAAACTTGAGCTGTTTCTCGTTGCGGACGTATCCGATGGGCTCAAACGTGACGCTCGGCGCCGGTTCCTGACTCATGCCTCATTGTGGCTGGATTCCTCGCCGCATCTTGCACGAACCTGCTCGTAACCGCGTGTGTCGCCCTTACGTCCAAACGCCGGAGGAACTTTCATGGGCACATTTACCAATCTTGCTTTGCTCGCTTTCTATGGATTGAGCACGTCTTCTACCCCTCCCCCCTTCCAGCAGGGAGGAGAGCAGGGGATTTACACTTCGGCCTCGCTTCAGACTATCGAGCGCGGGCTTTCGTCTTACTTGAACGCCGAGATGCAGAAGAGCATCCTCACTCCTGGCGACAACGTAGAGTGGAAGGTCTCGCTTAAGGCGGGTCAGGTGATCGTGGGAGATGCCAGCAGCGATAGCTGCGACACCGCCGCGCAGATCGTCGACAGTCTGGGCAAAACCCACTTTGTCAACGACGACCGCTATCCTGGCGATCAGAGGCCACTCGTTTTTTGGCGGTGCGATGCTGACGGCGAATATCGCTTCCAGGTGTTCAGTCCGCAGAACAAATCGGGCGGGCAGGTCTTTGCCCGGTATCAGGTTTACGATACGATCGATCTGAGCTCGGACAAGATGTCGGAAGGGGTCTTTGCGTCGACGCGACCCTTTTTGATGCGGATGCAGATGAAGGCGGGAGAGATGCGCGAGATCATCGCGGAGAAGCGTGGAGAGGGCAACTACATCAACTTCAGCTTTGGTGCGGTGATTTCGCCCAACGGTCTGCCGGAGCGCCTCCCGAGCTTTTCGACGCCGATCTACCCGGCGGTCCTTGCCGCGATGGCTCCGCTGCCGGGTGACTACTATATGGTGGCGATCCCCTATGGCTATCGGGGAGGCGACGGGCGTGTGCGCATCGGCACGCGCGACATCATTCCCGAAAAACTGGTTCGACAGGGTGGCAAGGCAACGGGGAAGGCTCCGACCAACCGACCGGCGGTTTGGGAGCTTGATGTGAAGGCGGGAGAGCTATTGGAGGTGACGCTGCCCGAGCTGAATCTGGACACCAAACTGAGCATCGGCGAAGCCTCCGATATCTCGCAATGCAGCACGGCAAAGGCGGAAACGAACCCCTTCTACCCGGTGCTGAGAAGCCAGCCTCCCGGCCCGGGTCCGGCCTTTGATGTATTGCCGGGACGGGCGCGCGACAATCGGGTGTTTGTGCTTCGGGCGAGTCGGGACGCCAAACTTTGGATCGGCTCTGACGGTCGTGGACCGTCGGACAAGCAGTTCTCGGTCAACATTCAGCCTGCGGCGATTGACTTTGCCGAGCAGAAAACCAACGCTGGGAAGCTCCGCGTTGGAAAGACGGATTACTGGGCGTTTGATGCGGCGGCTGGCGATGTGATGGCGCTGAAGTCGATGGCTACCGGATTTGCTCAACAGATCGTTGTTCGCGATCCAGATCTTGCAGAGGTTCGGAGGACGGTGGCGGGTCCGGATCAAACCTCCGACGAATGGAAGATGGTCATTCAAAAGCCTGGGCGATATCTCGTGGCAGTGTCTTGCATGGGTGACGGTGGGGGCGGCGAATACGCGCTTTCGCGACAGGTCTATCACGCGAAGGAGTTCAGCCGGAGCACACCGGCAAAGTCGGAAATCTCCGACGGCCAGGTTCAGATTTGGAAGTTTACAGCAACCCCGAACGATCCGCTTCTGATCCGCTGGTCCTCGTCGGCTTGGTCTTATGGGATCAGCATTTACGACGATCATGGGAACCCCGCTGGGTTCCAGCGGCAGGCGATTGATGCCAACAACACGTTCGGGCTGCTGAAGGTGGACAAGCCGCAGACGTTTGTGATCGTGCTGACGGGTGGCAAGGAGAAGGCGAATTACTCGATTGAGCTTGGAAGCATTCCGGGCTATAAGCCAGCTTCCGGCGCACCCTAGCTCATCGAGAAATGCTGCCCAAAAACGAATGGGTCGTCATTGACGACCCCATTCTTGATTTATCGGACTGGGACAACTATCCGCCGCCAGACCCGAAGATTGAATCTTCGATCTTGCTGTCTGTCTTTGCCGACTTGAAGTCCATTGTCCAGCTCTCGTTGCCGGCGAAAGTGACGACGATTTTCATCGGCAGTTTCGCGCTTCCGACATTTTTATAGTTTGAATAGTCGATGACTGTGATAACCGAGCCAATGGTGCTGCGCTTGATATTCACCATTCGCACGAGCAGCCCGGATTTGCTATCGAAGTAAAGCTCCTCGGTCGAAGCAGTGGAGGGGCGCGTTGATCGGACGACGACCACCTCCGTCTTTCCAACTTTATCTTTGCCGACTACGGTTGTACGTGTAAGTTCGCTGAATAGCCCTTCGTCTTGCCAAGTTCTGCCGATGCGCCCGAAGATGGCCGCTGGCTCGTCGGTCATTGGGAAGGTGTTGTACCAAATCTGTTTGCCGTCGCTGTTGACCTTGCGCTCGCCGGAGATCAGTCTAAATTTGCCGCCCTCTGCATGGATCATCTCTAGGGGCATCGTCTCTATCTTGTGAGTAGCGTCGTTCGGTGCTGTGAGTGTTCCCGTTCTGACGATGGCCGTTGCGCTTGTGCCGACGGCGCCCATGTGTTTGGCGAAGAGGTCGGCAGGTTTGGGGGCATTCTCCATCCTCTCGTGCCGCAGGCTTATCGCGGCGGGTATGGGTGCACCGGCGGGGTGCTCTTTTCCGTTGTGGCAGCTCATGCAGGTGACTTCGAGCTTTCCATCAAAGTATCGGGTGTTGATGTCCCTTTGCATGGTGACCATCTTTCTTGCGGTCTCTTTGATGGGCGATTCGGCGGAGTAGTCCTTGGGGTCGTGGCAACTGGAGCATTGGAACCCGAGCGAAGCCGACATGAATTCCATTGCCGGGATAAGGTCGGACGCAGGGACGCCCTTGAAGACCTTGATGTTTGCGTAGACCTCTTCACACATGGGGCCTTGTGAGGATGGTGACTGTTGGGCTGATAAGAGGGTGATGGGCACAAGGCTAACGGCAAGGATTGCGATTCGAGCGTAACGACGCATGATGTGCTGATTATGGCAAGCCATGCTGCAGTATTAACGCCAATTTTGGTAACTCAAGCTTTATGTTGATCTGAAGCGACTGTCAGCATATATACCAGCGTGAAATGTACGTCATCCTGCGGACTTGAAATTGGTCTTGAGGTTGCCGTTATAAAGATAAAACAATAATCGGACCGCAGCCCAAATGGGTGCGGCCCGAGTCAGGGCGTAATCTGGGCAGTTGCGCCACCCGATTAGCAAGGTAAAGTCGTAGTCGTATCAGCGTCCGCCTACACGAACTCCAACAACCGCATATTGATAGGATGTGACCGGAATGTGCTCAGATTTAGTACAACCTAACTCCTGTTCCATGCCAGCAGCGAGATTACGTACGATGTCTTCTTGCCCGCTCTTTCCACCTTCACGCCAACTTTTCCGGATCGTCACCTGAACTTTTTCGTCCGTTCGATCGTTGACGACATATACATAGGAGCCAGACTTGGCGAAACCACAGCTACCTTTATATTTGAGGCTGGCACCCTGTGGACCGAGTATAGACTCCTGCGGTCGAATCGTCTGGCCGACGCCCACTTGGCTGGCGCTTAGGGCGAGAACTACGAGCGCTGTGCAAGCAGCTAAAATCGAACTTATTGTTTTGATCATGTCTAACCTCCATAGGTCAAACAATCCAACGGCGTCACTGCACAAAAAATAACAATTGTTGAAAATTTTATATCTTAATAGTCTTTGGCTTTGGCAGTAACTGATTCAGGTGGCATCTGCTTGAGCCCGCGGTTGTCGCCTAAAGCTCTTTGGGTTGAACTGCGAAGGCTTGTTGGTTTGGTCGGCCAAGTGTGTTTTTTGCGCCGTCAGCAGGAATAGTGAACCAGATCATGGGGTGGTGGAATGTGGCGGAAATTCCCATACCATTTGACCAGTTAAGACAGTTGGCTCAGGGTCTAGCTTGTCGATGATCGCCTTGAACGGAGGGATCTTCCGAGCTTTTTCTTTTGTCGACTGATACCACGACTCTTTTTGTTCGCGGGGAGTCATCACGCTCGCCATACTGGCAACGAGGAAGGCCGCTGAAGAGACCAGTACTAGAGCAAACTTCCGACGTCCGCGTACGATCTCGCCTTGTGGGCAATGCTTTGTCATGATCTTGCCATCGGGTCGCTGGACATATCGAATGCAGAGGCGGCCTTCGTGGGTGTTGACCAAATGCTCGGCATCTTCGCGGCTCATCCCGGAGAGGTTGTAGACGTTGAGCTTACAGAGTCCGCAATAGCGGACCTCGTCGTCGCCCTCCATCTCTTTCCAAGAGGTCGGGCAGGGGGAGCCAACTCGAACCTGATCCAACGAAATGAGTTTGTCCGTAGTTTTCATCTTATTTGTTAGTTGTTTGGCGAGGGGCAAATTGTTCATCCACTTTTTTGCACAAACCTGCTCACAACGACCATTCCATCTTCCTTGAGCGTGAGGAATCGTTGTGCCCCGCGATGGTAGCGGTCTGGGCGCATGTTCTTCTTGTGAAAGATACGGTCGCCGGTTTGGATGTCCCAGACGCCAGTGCCGCTAACGTACGAGATCGCAAACAAGTACTTGTCGAACACCAGCCAACCCCATTTTCCTGTGGAATAGGAGGCCGGTCGGCTCGGCTCAATCAACGGCTTTTGGATGAACTGCAATTCTAATCCGGTCTTGACGTCATAAATGCCGACGCCCCGTTTTGGCTCGAAACCAACTTCACCCTTGCCCCAGATTGCCAGCCTGTTTCGATCAATCCAGCATAGGCCAATGTCCCAAATATAATTCCGGAGAGCAAACTTGCGAATGCTCAATCCATCCTCTGACTCCCACACGTTTTCGTCAATCCACTTTTCCAGGCTCCATGTTCTGACCTCTCCGTGGGGATGCCAGATCCAGCCGTTGTCAGCGATCCATTTGCCGTCAGGAGAAACGGCGAGACTGCAGTGGAAATAGTCAAGGTCGTGGGGTGGACGTTCATCTTTAGAATAGTCTGGCGACTCCCGAACAGTGATCAGTTCACCAGTCGAAGGATCGGAGATATCCAGACGGTTCCAGTCGGTGCAGTGAATCAGCAGAGTCCGGCCCTTGTGCTTTATGAATGCAATAGGGAATGAAGAGATACTCGGGTAATAGTTTCCTCTTTTGAGAGGCATCGTCAGCTGACCTGTAGTGAGATCGATCACATGACCGACTTCGCCATATCGCTCCACAACCGCGCAAAACCTCTGATCTGGAGAGACGTGCAATTGAATTGTCTTGTCCTGATCAAGCCGAGAAATGTCGATTTGGAGCGCGCCACGCAAGCGCTTGAACTCAAGGTCCCCTGCTTCCTTGACTTGGGCATTGAAGAAGCTAAGAGTTCCATCTTGCTCCAGCGTGATCCAGCGGCATTGGCTCCGGCTGTGGACGGGTTGGATGTCCAGCAACTTCCCACGCAAGGGAAGCTTGGCAGGCTTACTGTGCCGAAAAGAGTAGGGTGACTCCTCTTTCAACGTGAGGTCGGAACCTCCCGAACAGGATGGATGCTCGCCTCGACTTTTGACATCTGCATCAGTGGCAGCACCTTGGTGCGCCTTGGGTCGTCCCGAAACGCCTCAAAG contains:
- the tsaA gene encoding tRNA (N6-threonylcarbamoyladenosine(37)-N6)-methyltransferase TrmO, which produces MSQEPAPSVTFEPIGYVRNEKQLKFETPHQPQTESDETNLIVLQPGRQFDLALEDLEGFERIWLIFWFDRNKDWRPRVLPPRGPAKRRGVFATRAPHRPNPIGLTSVRLLGIEGLTLRVGPLDLIDGTPILDIKPYIATIDAYPESSLGWVGEVDSAIAAAPKFEIVVTELARKQLNWLREEWGIDFTDRAFSILRTDPTPHRTRRILQIEKNCYRLACGPWRLYYRIDAQTVTVESIDKGFPDESLHGEGWEKIPDRDAQLAFRSDATLLNES
- a CDS encoding photosynthetic reaction center cytochrome c subunit; protein product: MRRYARIAILAVSLVPITLLSAQQSPSSQGPMCEEVYANIKVFKGVPASDLIPAMEFMSASLGFQCSSCHDPKDYSAESPIKETARKMVTMQRDINTRYFDGKLEVTCMSCHNGKEHPAGAPIPAAISLRHERMENAPKPADLFAKHMGAVGTSATAIVRTGTLTAPNDATHKIETMPLEMIHAEGGKFRLISGERKVNSDGKQIWYNTFPMTDEPAAIFGRIGRTWQDEGLFSELTRTTVVGKDKVGKTEVVVVRSTRPSTASTEELYFDSKSGLLVRMVNIKRSTIGSVITVIDYSNYKNVGSAKLPMKIVVTFAGNESWTMDFKSAKTDSKIEDSIFGSGGG